The stretch of DNA AACGAAGTGAACAAGATCAACGGGTACGCGGACCTGGTGGCGACCCGTCTGGACGACGACACCGCCCGCGAGTGGGTCGAGGTCATCGAACGGTCGAGCGCCGACGTTGGCACGTTCATCGCGTCGATCCGGTCGATCATGAACGGCGACACCGAGAGCCTCCACGTCCGCCCGACCGACGTGACCGCCGTCGCCGAGGCGACGGCCGATCGGGTGCGGACGACCGGCGACGGCACGGACGTCGTCGTCGACGCGCCCGGTCCGGTGTACGCCGCGGCCGGCGACCTGCTCGACCGGGTGTTTGTCAACCTCGTCGAGAACGCCGTCGAGCACTGCGCCGATCCGAGCGTCCGGATCACCGTCCGGACGGAGGGGGAAGCGGTCACCGTCGGCGTCCGCGACGACGGCCCGGGCATCCCCGACGACGCGCGGGGGACGCTGTTCGACCCGCCGGAGGCCGGTGACCACGGCTACGGTCTCTTTCTGAGTCGGCATCTCGTCGAACTGTACGGTGGCCGTCTCGAACTCGACGGGACCGGACCCGACGGCACGACGTTCTCGATGCGACTCGACGCGGCGGAGGCGCCCGACGGCCCGAATCCGGAGACCGCAGAGGGACGGATGCCCGCGGCGACGTGATGCCCGAGGGCTTTTGCTCCCGTCGTCCATATCCGGGCGTGTGGCCACTCCCCCCGAATCCGCCGACGTGACGATTCGCGGCGTCGAGAAGTCGGATCTGGGTGCGATCGTCCGGATCGAACGGAAGTCGTTCGGTCAGCCGTGGCCGTACTCCGCGTTCGAACGCTTCCTCGACGAGCCTGGCTTCCTGGTCGCCACGCGCGACGACGGCGTGGTCGGCTACGTCGTCGGCGACGTGACGCCCAACTTCGGCCGCGACATCGGACACGTGAAGGACCTCGCCGTCGCCGACGCGGCCCGGCGGCGCGGCATCGGTCGTTCGCTGCTCGTCCAGTCGCTCACCGTCCTCGCCGTCGAGGGCGCGGCGGTGGTGAAACTGGAGGTGCGCGAGAGCAACGACCCCGCGCGGACGCTGTACCGCGACGTCGGGTTCGAGGTGGCCAGACGCGTCCCGCGATACTACCGCGACGGCGAGGACGCCCTCGTGATGCTGCTCGACGTAGCGGAGTGGTCGGAAGCCGAACCCTAATTACCGTTCGGGACCCGTCGTCCTGACATGGGACACGCCTGCCCGGTCTGTGAAACGCCCCAGCGCGACGCGGAGCATCTCGCGAACCACCTCGCCTTCACCGCCATGCTCCACGGCGACGCCCACGAGGCGTGGCTGGACGAACACGCACCGGGGTGGATCGAGGACGGCGCCGCCGAACTCGCGCCGGTCGTCGTCGAGTACGCCGACGAGGCGGAGTACGACGAGGTGTTCGAGGACACGGTGCCCGAGGGTGACGGCCACGGGCACGCACACGAGCAGGGACACGCCCCGACGGGCGCCGCGTTCGACGCCGGTGACGCCGACGGCGACACTCAGCGCGTCCTCGCGGAGGCCCGCGAGATGACGCGGGCGATGCTGGAAGACGACGACGATACCAAGTCCTAAGCCGCCGCCGGTGGGACGAGAAGGTATGGAGACCGAAGGCGTGTTCGCCCCCGAGACGCTCGCGGACGCCCGCGAAGCCTACGAGTCGGTCGGCCCGGCGGCACAGACGGTCGTCCGCGAGACGGCGACGGCGATGGACTTCGACGGCGAGGAGTACCGGGAGCGCGTGACGAGCGACGTGGTGGAGACGG from Haloplanus salinus encodes:
- a CDS encoding sensor histidine kinase, producing the protein MRLDTMSVAAKWLRRDPGRVGMWVLWTVFTSAYVVFFYLYNDAREIADAELDGYLEVILLGIPLMITFAATVWMSESDVDRSLHYRVVVWTVGISVLFLVAVMTALFVLDPQYDRGEHLLMLLMSAGFGASMGAVTGIVEARSVHYGRARERARVEARRRRREQRRLEYLNQYLRHEVLNEVNKINGYADLVATRLDDDTAREWVEVIERSSADVGTFIASIRSIMNGDTESLHVRPTDVTAVAEATADRVRTTGDGTDVVVDAPGPVYAAAGDLLDRVFVNLVENAVEHCADPSVRITVRTEGEAVTVGVRDDGPGIPDDARGTLFDPPEAGDHGYGLFLSRHLVELYGGRLELDGTGPDGTTFSMRLDAAEAPDGPNPETAEGRMPAAT
- the rimI gene encoding ribosomal protein S18-alanine N-acetyltransferase; the protein is MTIRGVEKSDLGAIVRIERKSFGQPWPYSAFERFLDEPGFLVATRDDGVVGYVVGDVTPNFGRDIGHVKDLAVADAARRRGIGRSLLVQSLTVLAVEGAAVVKLEVRESNDPARTLYRDVGFEVARRVPRYYRDGEDALVMLLDVAEWSEAEP
- a CDS encoding DUF5810 domain-containing protein; the protein is MGHACPVCETPQRDAEHLANHLAFTAMLHGDAHEAWLDEHAPGWIEDGAAELAPVVVEYADEAEYDEVFEDTVPEGDGHGHAHEQGHAPTGAAFDAGDADGDTQRVLAEAREMTRAMLEDDDDTKS